Below is a window of Carassius auratus strain Wakin chromosome 50, ASM336829v1, whole genome shotgun sequence DNA.
gttaaaaaaaatcaatatttctttctttcgttttatttttttcatttttcttgcaTTGGATtgacattacagcagctagtagccaaattaggcgcggtcactttaagagacattGAACgaatccaatataatacacatacgaTTTTTTCCCCatcaactctttactttcacttaagacataaccaattttttttttctaacatactatccaagacgggtattttcacattttttttatttttatgtatttgtcggtacaagagcaaaaacagacaaattcgGTGTGTTTTAAGACGCCTCTCTCTGCGTGAGCCTGAgcaccagaacaccgcggtgctGAAGTGGGCTCTTACACATCcttttgttcgttcaggtgcaggggCAACTCAAATGAGAACTTTGTAAAGGAGAGTACACCGagcacagcgcgcgagtaaccagctactcagttcagcttttccgcattTGTGTTTAAATGCTTTAAAGTCTTTTGAATGGTTAAATTGGCAAGTGGCAAGGCTTAATAACACGTGAAAATGACGCGCTTTCGTGACGACACGCTGCAGCgttctgtcaactgtcctgagcgtctTTTTGGACTGGCCACAGCCAGACGTTCGAGATCACAGGGGGCCCCCCTTGgccgtgggcccctataatcgtcaccacctttcaccccactagcgacaGCCCTGTGAATGAGTGAAACAGTCTTagcaatgttaataataaaagtgGGAACCCTGTGAATTATgcagcaaaaataatatttttaatgatttattttaatatataacacAACAGGAGTTTTCAAACTGGAGTCCAGGGATCCACCGGAGAGTGtctgctgaaaattaaaaaaataaatacatttttacaaatgtttactaAAGATTCTCTTTCCATCTAAAAGTATGACAACCCCTGTGGTACAATCGATTCATGCAGAGTGTGCGCACCTGCTCATGAATTAACTTTATGTTCATGTTCACACTCTTAAAAATGGCACCATCAAGGTTAATCTAATTTATGAACTGTGAAAAGAGATACGGCAGTCAAGGATTCCTTTGATCTCAGTGCACTTTACCATAAAAGCTAAGCTCTGATTGTTCTTATCTAGACGGTGATGAAATCCCCAATCTTTCCTGAAGAACTGCATCCGTATTGTAACGGGATTCCATCAGttttattgtctgtttttttctttgagcagcagaacagtatttcacaatatagtGTATTATTTGGCACTTTTTGCAtggctcttttgttgattttggatTTGTATTTCCAAACAGTGCTGGAGGTTCTCAAAGCCGACACTTGCAGACCGGAGTGCACATGGGAGTTCTGCAAGGCAAATCCCAATGAAATATGCTCAGCCAGGTAACTTCTGCTTGAAGTCTTGATTCGGATTGATCTTTGATTCAGTGTCTCTGATGAGTGACCCCTTCTCGGCTGCAGGTCTGTATCGTTGGAGAAGCGTGAGTGTGGAGGTCACTGCCAGCACACCACCTGCTCCAGCTGCTTGGTTCTCAGACCTCCATCGTGTCCTCAATCCTGTTCTCCAACAGATCACGTGTGCCTGCATCGCTTCGGCAGGTGTGTGCAAGGACACCTGACCCAAGAAACACATCCACCCATCTGCCACCAGAACCTACAGGTCAATTTCATTATGCTTTATCATTCTTTTTATCTATTTTTGCTTATTTATGTGttggttaaaattatttaaaattaatatttttttccccccaacagAATAACTATGAGGGATTCTTTGTGTGCTTGGCCCCTACCTGTCCAACTGCAGCCAACTGATTCTGCATTTTAAGAAGAATCCAAATAATGTAATCCAGTTGTAAATTGTAGCATAAAAGGCAgctatttttaataatgcatttcat
It encodes the following:
- the LOC113067053 gene encoding cysteine-rich motor neuron 1 protein produces the protein MSPCVFSMLVILWPVMAVETFTLEGKQILETLHCPPCERIHCSPRRALKLQCKGGITTGICGCCPACAKLAGESCGGTWDYLGKCDEGLVCIYPEETDGKPEAELKGTCKSVLEVLKADTCRPECTWEFCKANPNEICSARSVSLEKRECGGHCQHTTCSSCLVLRPPSCPQSCSPTDHVCLHRFGRCVQGHLTQETHPPICHQNLQNNYEGFFVCLAPTCPTAAN